A segment of the Kluyveromyces marxianus DMKU3-1042 DNA, complete genome, chromosome 5 genome:
AGATACGATAATTACGAATAAGAGAAGCTTGAAAATTATGGAGCTATAGGCAATTTCTTTACCCCCGAGGGAACTAGCCAACATGAAACTGAACAAAAATGTAACAAGAGTAAAAGATCCATACCAATCAATACTTTTCAACTTGTTAAATACATTAATCTTGCCATTTACACCATTTGATACAAGACCTAGACCCTTACAGCCCTTAGGTAGCTTCAAAAATGTGATAATAAGGATTAAACTAATGGTTGACAATGGTACCTGAATTAAGAAGGCCATTCTCCAACCATTTTTGCTTTCACTGAACCAACCACCGATTAAACCACCAATGGCAACACCCAtgccaaagaagaagttgaataTTCCCTGATATAACGCTCTTGACCTCAAGGGTACAATATCACTTGCAGTAATGCTACCTAAAGAGGTAActccaccaccaccaataCCGGCAATAAATCTTCCAATGACCAAAGTCCATAGATTCTTGGATAAGCCACAAATCAAGCAGCCCACGATAAAAAATAGGTTACTTATGATGATAAGAGGCCTTCTACCAAATATATCTGAGATCTTCCCATACAAAGGTTGAAAAGTAGCACTACTCAATAAATACGCAGTAGCAATCCACGAAATACGCGATAACTCATTAAATTCAGAAGCAATATGAGAAAGTAAAGTGGTGACAATAGTATTGTCTAGTGCTGCCAAAAAGGATCCTAAACACATTGAACctataataatatttagCCTTGTTTGAGCCATATCGGACTTCTTGTCGTCAGACTCAGAAAAGTCAGAAACTCCTCGTTCATTTCCCTCATCCCCTAATAGGTTTTCCGCTTCCGCAACTTCCACACCAACATATGCTGGCAAGCCTTCAGCTAGCTCCGGATTCATTTTATCACGAGCGGACTGTAAAAGTGAAGTGCGATCAGTTTCTTCCATGCTTCCGATAGTTACTTTACTCCTTCACTTAACTAAACACCTTAAGCCAACTTAGCCTACTAGAAGCTTCGTTACCGGTACTTTCTCCCCCTGGATGCTCTAAATTTGAGGGAGGATTCTATTCACTTAAATCCCTTTGTAAACTTCTTCTgattatatatgtaaaatatatatatatatacgtatcatcatcatatcaCGTTCCTGCGAAATTTTAGTAGAAGTGACTTTTCCTGACTTAACGACATTTTTGgctgcctttttttttcggctTCAAATATCATCACtagagaataaaaaaagaccGAAAGACCGAAAGTGTGCAGATCATTCGTCTGTACATCACTGGAGCCGCAACCtttcaaaaggaaatatatgatatgaaaacattcaaaaacacaaatgCTAATGTTATttaaatgtatatatagttaATTAGTGTTTGATACTCTTACATACCACGGAATACGTTCTTAgaagctcttcttctgccgTCGAACCTAGGCTTTGTCCTTCCGTTATCTGGTTTACTGCTCTCGTCGCTGTCATCATCACTATTATCTTCGTACCTTacttgcttcttcttctttggaaccTTCTTTGGAACGAAGGTCAATTCTGCCTCACCACGATGATTTTTGTGAACAATGGCATCATTAGATTTCTTGGCAAGTTCTTTATTTAGTTGCTTGACCTTCTTGTCGAATGTCATATTAACGGTATCTTCTTGGTGAGATTCGACTTGGCCAACGGTCAATTCGTTCatgaacttttcttcacGCTCTTTCTGTTCTCTTCTACGCTTGACAGCAGCAACCTGTTTAGCGAttaacttcttctccttttccgtcaattcttgttttctttccttaTTATTTACCTCAGAATCAGAGTCACTGTCAGACTCGGAATCAGACTCATCAGAGTAGTTGGACTTGCCCTCTTTTAATGCTATCCTTTCTTCATCGGATTCTTCGGCTGCCGTCAATGCTCTGATACGCTTAGCAGCACCTTCGGTAGTTTCTCTAGCAGATTTCACTGGGTTCAATTGCTTGTAATCATAATCATCCTCGTCAACTTGGAAAGCGTCGTTTTCGAACATCTCCTTGAAACGGTCGTCCTCCAACACCTTTTCGGCGACCTTTCCACCACGCTTTTCGCTTAACTTATCAACCAACACCTTGTTAACCTTAACCTTAGCCTTAGTAACAGCGCCAGTACTTCTGATTCTCGactctctttctttttcgatCCGACGTCTgatttctctttctctttcatcACGGTAAGAGTTTGGATTAGCAATCAATGCCACCTTGTCATATAGTTCTGAATTGATAAAGAAACCATGCATATAAGCTCTTAATACCTTGGAGCCAATCAAGTGCTGGATGTTCAATTTTTGCACATCCGCCTTCGTAATAAATCTGTAATTCGAGTAAACAGAGTCGCTTGgtttctcttccaattcttccGTAATCGAGTCCAAGAACGAACACCATCTTGGGGCAGGTCCCAAGTTTGGAATATAATATGTATGCATAGGAATACCCTCGTTGGCAGTGAAGAACATACCAGTGCCTGGAATGTGTTCAATATCATTTATATCAACGCTTGGTTCCATGGAAGCGTACGCTTTACCATCATTTTTGTTCCATATTTTGGCGATTCTCTTATCACAAGTTAGAATTTTGTTAGAATCTTCAACAGAGTCAAGCCATATAATCTTATTAACCGCAAATCCATAACCTTGATCTTTCACTATGCTTGGTTCTGACGTTCTTAAGTCATAAATATACGAGTAACCATTGGAGGTACCACATGCAAAATTCAATCCATCGTTCTTGAAACTAGAGCAAGTAACTTGGAATGGACTTGAATCCAAGTCGTTTTCTAGCTGCAGTTTAGCCACCCTGGACCTACTCCTAGGATCCCAAAATTCAACAATATTCGTTTCCATAGAGGCTGCTAAAAGACCGTTAACATCGTTTAATGAAACATGGTTCACACCTTCTGTGTCCAACTTGAATGGATTTAAAAATCTACCCTGTTCCAAATTTAATCTATAAAGCTCATTCGACGATGAACCAACGTACAGGTCGCAGTTTACCCTATTATATGCCAACGATCTACCAAACTTTGGTATACGGGTTGTGTAATGGATCCCACCTTTGTTTTGAAACTGAATGGTTCTATCATTTTGCAAGTGAACACTTTTAGTCCAGTCATCTGAAAGAATACAGAAATCAACGTTCTCTGCATCGGTGTGTCTCTCGAACTTCATAGACAAATTACTAAAGTCATAGACATGTATTTGGGGTTTATATGTACCAGTAGCCATAGCATAGTTCCCATCTGGAGAGACTTTAATTTTGTTAGAAGCTTCACTAAATTCAAAATCCTGGATCAACTCAACTCTATTCTGATATTCTAAgtcatttttcaatgatCTTTTACGCTTCTTTGCTATCCAATCTGGCAAGGACCTTGCAATATTGGTACCACTAACCTGGTACACTGAAATTTCACTAGCAGAAGTAGATTTCAATAACATTTTGTGCTAGATATGGTTTAAATCAGTGACTAATGTGTTTGGGAGGTACTTTAGCGGAGTGTAATACAACTATTCAAGTGTGTTATATGCTATTAGAcaagatgagatgagatgagatgagcgatgagctttaCTTCAAATTGGAAAACTTTTACAGAAAatcgtttcttttcgtaATTAACAACATATGCTCAGAGAAGTTACAAATGCGAAAGAGATTGGATTAAGTTCAGCGCAAAGAGAGTTCCTCACTTCGTGATGATAACACAGTCGGTTGAACGTGTTTAATGACCTTGTAGAGCAAGTGTGTCCCATTTACAttattctttcttaaaAGATACGTAGTTATTGCATCTAATTTACTCTATGTCAAGCAAACTGTTTCTTATCTAAACTAGTCACATGACGACGCGCCTATGCACAGGAAAAGTTATTTTCTTAGATTTCGAACAGTAGCTCGCGTGGCGTAATGGCAACGCGTCTGACTTCTAATCAGAAGATTGTGGGTTCGACCCCCACCGTGAGTGcttattttttaatttttttgcatATAGAGCTGCCTAGTAGCAGGCAGATGCTACGTTTATATACATCTTCTAAGGTTGGTGCTTCAAAAGCTTCACCAAGATATTGGTATGCTCGCTAACCAACTATGGAAGATATATGAAattgtccttcttttttctttctgctAATACTACCAATTCTATATTACTTATTATACTCTTGAATTTTCGTTAATACGTCGCAGACGCATTACTGACTGTTACCTGGTTTCCACTGTGAATATTCTTGGTATTGTCATCAGAATCTGTAATAAGCTTGGATTTTTCCCATATTTTCTCTAAACCCTTTTTAAAGATGTCCACATTATAGTCCATAACGGTTAACCTGGATTCTATATCAGTATCGTCTGGTCTCATTAGGGTTACCAAGGCCAAACCTCTTATCATTTGTTTTAAGTAAATAATAACCCCGTTATTGAGTACAGAAAcacttttcatttcatttccttTTTTATTGTCTGCGCTCTGCAGCTTTCCCTTGTATAAGTCTTGTAAATCGATAGTAACGTCCACGAATTCTGCACACACTTCATACGTTTGAATATCTACAGGGGAAGAATCTGTAGAGACGTATATCTTAGAATTAATATCCAATAGAAAACATTTTTCAAGCTTAGAGTGCTGTACCAAGTTGTCTAACATGTTCTCCAAAAATGGAAGTTCCGGTATCAATTTCTGTACAATACGACTAAATGCCTCGTATATCGAATGATCAAATATAGAAGTCAAATAGAACGACAACTGTATACCCTCAATTCCCAAATCCAGTAATTCATCACCTATCCGCTGCATGATATCTCTTTGAATATCCATTTTGAAATCCTCGGTCAAACCATCCACTTTATGTATCAAAACTTCGACATTTAAATATGGGTTAACATTCTTAGCATACTCAATAATCATCGCAAGGTTCGTCAATGcattcaaatattcatcTTGTGAGTCAATAACATAGACCAAAGCACCTACACTTTTGAATAATTGCTCACTTTCATAACTTGGTTCAAAGTAATTCAACTGGCCTGGTAATTCCATGACAGCAAGATCGATTAACGTAGAGAAATGTTCCTGGGTGGGACTAGTAGTTGATTCCAAATACAATGTATCCAAAGGTTGCATATTATGGAAAACAACTTTACAAATGGATGATTTACCACCTCTTCTTAGTCCCATTAACAAAATCGTAGCCTTGGAGGCATCTACCGAGTTTGTATCCATTTTGCAAAGTTCAAGTGTTCTGTGCTATCAGTACAATTAGCCTAACCTCTTCTATGCCAGACAGATAAAATGAATGCAATCAGATTGAGTGGATAAGGTAGTTGTGTAAAGTAGGTTGACTATTccgtcttttttttttgtatagCGAACAATTGTGCTGCGTAGTTATGTATACTAGTATCAAATAATGTCATTATTGACTGGTAAAGATAAGTTAATTTAGGGCTAGCTAGCTACCTATTAAAGGAAGAAATTAATGAAGATAGGGTAATtaaatcacgtgacatcTTAATTATAAGAATCCATGAATCGTCCTCCTAGgttttaaaaaaataacgGTCAGTCCAGAAACGATGACGGAGCCGAGTATATCTATCTTATTGCCGCTCTTAACGATGATAGTTATATTGTACAGTAAACATGATTAATATTATAAGTAAATACttgttttggttctttCATAACAATATGCACAGGTAGGTTGGATATGAAGAGGATACAcattaaaagaaaatgaatgTGTCCGGGTTCTATTAAAATTAATCGTCTTCCGCGTCCATTAATGCATCAAACATATTGGCGACACCAGGTGACTTCGATGGTGTTTGagcttgttcttctttctttggttcaTTGTATCTCATGGAAGATGATCTTGTGGTTTGGAAACCATCTCTATTCGAATTATGACTATGTTGAGGAGCGAAATCTCTTCTAGAAGAGTTTCTTTCACTATTCATACGTCTGGAACCACCCTTCGATCCGTGACGGttgttttctctttctctttcttccatggctcttttcaatgcttcttcttcatgaATTTGTGCGATAGTCTTTGGTCCAtcgttcttctttgaactgttccagttcttcttttctcttaGTTCGACAATATCTAGCAACTTGAACTTAATTCTACTAGATATTTCACCGGTCTTAATGACATCCTTAATTTGTTCGAATAGAGTGTCCAATAAGCTTGAACCTTCAATGACAGCGTCCGCAGTAACTTGGATACGGGCGTTTTCAAATTGTTCACCAATAgtttccaacaattcacACACAGATTCCAAGGTATCTTCGGTAGGAGAGTTTTGAATATCCTTCATTAGTCTCttgaaacagaagaacACCATTCTAGATGTCAATAAGTTAGAACGGTACAAGAAACCGATGAAACGAACCAAACCAAGACCTCTTCTCTTGGCAGCAGCCATTTTATAGTACTCATCTGACATTAATTCTGGCTTCAAAGGAGAACCATCTTCATTAGTAGGAAGCTTATCAGTCCATCCCTTTTGGAACTCTTCTTGACATCTTTGCACCAAGTAGTGTAGAACCAAGTGAGAACCAGTCTTGTCAGGAGTTTCCGAATCTTTGATGCTATCGTCCAAATCCTTCACCACTTTACCACATAATTGGGCATACATTGAAGACCAGTAAGGTTCATCACATGCCTTGTAGAAAATTTGTTCAATGACAATCTTCAATGTTTCACCCTTTTCTTGCCACTTAGATTGGTTAGCAATCTTCATGATATCGTCAGAAATTGGTTCGAACATTTCCAATGTCAACTTGTTTAATAATGACTTCATCTTTCTAGATACGTCTTCGGCATCATAAATTTCTGTTCCGTCAGGAGCCAATTTAACTTCtgccttcttcat
Coding sequences within it:
- the GTR2 gene encoding Gtr2p — its product is MDTNSVDASKATILLMGLRRGGKSSICKVVFHNMQPLDTLYLESTTSPTQEHFSTLIDLAVMELPGQLNYFEPSYESEQLFKSVGALVYVIDSQDEYLNALTNLAMIIEYAKNVNPYLNVEVLIHKVDGLTEDFKMDIQRDIMQRIGDELLDLGIEGIQLSFYLTSIFDHSIYEAFSRIVQKLIPELPFLENMLDNLVQHSKLEKCFLLDINSKIYVSTDSSPVDIQTYEVCAEFVDVTIDLQDLYKGKLQSADNKKGNEMKSVSVLNNGVIIYLKQMIRGLALVTLMRPDDTDIESRLTVMDYNVDIFKKGLEKIWEKSKLITDSDDNTKNIHSGNQVTVSNASATY
- the ENP2 gene encoding ribosome biosynthesis protein ENP2; protein product: MLLKSTSASEISVYQVSGTNIARSLPDWIAKKRKRSLKNDLEYQNRVELIQDFEFSEASNKIKVSPDGNYAMATGTYKPQIHVYDFSNLSMKFERHTDAENVDFCILSDDWTKSVHLQNDRTIQFQNKGGIHYTTRIPKFGRSLAYNRVNCDLYVGSSSNELYRLNLEQGRFLNPFKLDTEGVNHVSLNDVNGLLAASMETNIVEFWDPRSRSRVAKLQLENDLDSSPFQVTCSSFKNDGLNFACGTSNGYSYIYDLRTSEPSIVKDQGYGFAVNKIIWLDSVEDSNKILTCDKRIAKIWNKNDGKAYASMEPSVDINDIEHIPGTGMFFTANEGIPMHTYYIPNLGPAPRWCSFLDSITEELEEKPSDSVYSNYRFITKADVQKLNIQHLIGSKVLRAYMHGFFINSELYDKVALIANPNSYRDEREREIRRRIEKERESRIRSTGAVTKAKVKVNKVLVDKLSEKRGGKVAEKVLEDDRFKEMFENDAFQVDEDDYDYKQLNPVKSARETTEGAAKRIRALTAAEESDEERIALKEGKSNYSDESDSESDSDSDSEVNNKERKQELTEKEKKLIAKQVAAVKRRREQKEREEKFMNELTVGQVESHQEDTVNMTFDKKVKQLNKELAKKSNDAIVHKNHRGEAELTFVPKKVPKKKKQVRYEDNSDDDSDESSKPDNGRTKPRFDGRRRASKNVFRGM
- the fnx1 gene encoding MDR family MFS transporter; this encodes MEETDRTSLLQSARDKMNPELAEGLPAYVGVEVAEAENLLGDEGNERGVSDFSESDDKKSDMAQTRLNIIIGSMCLGSFLAALDNTIVTTLLSHIASEFNELSRISWIATAYLLSSATFQPLYGKISDIFGRRPLIIISNLFFIVGCLICGLSKNLWTLVIGRFIAGIGGGGVTSLGSITASDIVPLRSRALYQGIFNFFFGMGVAIGGLIGGWFSESKNGWRMAFLIQVPLSTISLILIITFLKLPKGCKGLGLVSNGVNGKINVFNKLKSIDWYGSFTLVTFLFSFMLASSLGGKEIAYSSIIFKLLLFVIIVSGGLFVYVELYISADPILPIRFLSNRSILGASFANWFCMMSSITLTFYVPVYWSSVLNLSPTEMGKRIAPNFFSTAFGSMGAGYYMKKTGRYYSFLLKFAGLMAIGQLQILLMKPDISTWRQFTLLPIPQFGAAVLITVTLLAMIAAVPHEHQAATTSISYAFRSTGSTLGVSIGAALFRNRLSSRLYEDVLGFESEEYSREYLLSIVRKAVESSEYVHTKAPKFIQGTLIHCYESACHLTFSFCFVICILAWISCSIIKEYKLHTSMERK